Proteins encoded within one genomic window of Candidatus Hydrogenedentota bacterium:
- a CDS encoding RtcB family protein has protein sequence MRDKELIDLGLRRGGGIENARRSIQRAVHAGLSKKQVRRLLKDVARDPAAFLGDPHFAELARALQADHAAEAAITRRTGHAPFRQWGENLDPKSLDQMYNACALPVSVRGALMPDAHVGYGLPIGGVLATHKAVIPYAVGVDIACRMKLTALDLPAATLDDAPERLKKAIEQETKFGVGACFKNRRDHPVMDRDWTVSPVTLRLKDKAWSQLGTSGSGNHFVEFGELEILEDGLALPRGRYLALLTHSGSRGTGAEVCGYYSRIAMDKRRDMPRESKHLAWLDLDSQAGGEYWAAMELMGAYAAANHECIHRHIARNLGAAVLLDIENHHNFAWREIHDGMDLVVHRKGATPAAEGQLGIIPGSMASPAYIVRGRGSAASLDSASHGAGRVMSRSEAKKRFTWGEARRVLEARRVTLISAGLDEVPMVYKDIDEVMAAQADLVEALARFQPRIVKMAPSGERPED, from the coding sequence GTGAGAGACAAAGAACTTATCGACCTGGGTCTGCGGCGCGGCGGCGGCATCGAAAACGCGCGCCGCTCCATTCAGCGCGCCGTGCATGCCGGCCTGAGCAAGAAGCAGGTGCGCAGACTCTTGAAAGACGTGGCGCGCGACCCCGCCGCGTTTCTGGGCGACCCGCACTTCGCGGAGTTGGCTCGGGCGCTGCAGGCGGACCACGCCGCCGAAGCGGCGATAACGCGCCGCACGGGACACGCCCCGTTCCGGCAATGGGGAGAGAACCTCGACCCGAAGTCGCTTGACCAGATGTACAACGCCTGCGCGCTTCCCGTGTCGGTGCGCGGCGCGCTGATGCCGGACGCGCACGTGGGCTATGGCCTGCCCATCGGCGGCGTGCTTGCCACGCACAAGGCCGTGATCCCGTATGCCGTCGGCGTCGATATCGCGTGCCGCATGAAACTGACCGCGCTCGACCTCCCAGCCGCGACCCTGGACGATGCCCCGGAACGGCTGAAGAAGGCCATCGAGCAGGAAACGAAGTTCGGCGTCGGCGCCTGCTTCAAGAACCGGCGCGATCATCCCGTCATGGACCGGGACTGGACGGTGTCTCCGGTCACGCTGCGACTCAAGGACAAGGCGTGGTCCCAGTTGGGCACGAGCGGCAGCGGCAATCATTTCGTCGAATTCGGCGAACTCGAAATCCTCGAGGACGGGCTTGCCTTGCCGCGGGGGCGCTACCTGGCGCTGCTCACGCACAGCGGCAGCCGCGGCACGGGCGCGGAAGTCTGCGGCTATTACAGCCGCATCGCCATGGACAAGCGGCGCGACATGCCTCGCGAATCCAAGCACCTCGCCTGGCTCGACCTCGATTCGCAAGCGGGCGGGGAGTACTGGGCCGCCATGGAACTCATGGGCGCGTACGCGGCCGCGAACCACGAATGCATTCACCGCCACATCGCGCGCAACCTCGGCGCCGCGGTCTTGCTCGACATCGAGAACCACCACAACTTCGCGTGGCGCGAGATTCACGACGGCATGGACCTGGTCGTGCATCGCAAAGGTGCGACGCCCGCCGCCGAAGGGCAACTCGGGATCATCCCCGGCTCGATGGCCTCGCCCGCGTACATCGTCCGCGGCAGGGGCAGCGCCGCGTCGCTGGACAGCGCGTCGCATGGCGCGGGCCGCGTCATGAGCCGCAGTGAAGCGAAGAAGCGCTTCACGTGGGGGGAAGCCCGGCGCGTCCTCGAGGCGCGCAGGGTAACGCTGATTTCCGCGGGCCTCGACGAAGTGCCCATGGTCTATAAGGACATCGACGAAGTCATGGCCGCGCAGGCGGACCTCGTCGAGGCGCTGGCGCGCTTCCAGCCGCGAATCGTCAAGATGGCCCCCTCCGGCGAGCGCCCTGAGGATTGA
- a CDS encoding isoprenylcysteine carboxylmethyltransferase family protein, whose protein sequence is MFLLFRALAYATLFAGVMLVFVPARLLAWSGIAAPPAIGVPQLVGGVLAIAGAAFVLWCVTTFIFVGKGTPAPFDPPRRLVVQGPYRYVRNPMYIGAGLAMGGAALFCESWLLLAYMAAFFLVTHLFVVVYEEPTLRHMFGQEYEAYCRRVRRWWPGAP, encoded by the coding sequence ATGTTCCTCCTTTTCCGAGCGCTTGCCTACGCGACGTTGTTTGCTGGCGTCATGCTGGTTTTCGTGCCCGCGCGCCTGTTGGCGTGGTCCGGCATCGCCGCGCCCCCGGCGATAGGCGTTCCGCAGCTTGTCGGGGGCGTGCTGGCAATAGCCGGCGCGGCCTTTGTCCTGTGGTGCGTGACCACGTTCATTTTCGTCGGGAAGGGGACCCCCGCGCCCTTTGACCCGCCGCGCCGGCTGGTCGTGCAGGGGCCCTATCGATACGTGCGGAACCCCATGTACATCGGCGCGGGGCTCGCCATGGGCGGGGCCGCGTTGTTCTGCGAATCATGGCTGTTGCTGGCGTACATGGCGGCGTTTTTTCTGGTGACGCACCTGTTCGTTGTCGTGTACGAGGAACCCACACTGCGACATATGTTCGGACAGGAATATGAAGCGTACTGCCGCCGGGTCAGGCGGTGGTGGCCTGGGGCGCCATAG